In the genome of Mucilaginibacter sp. 14171R-50, the window TTTCCTGGTTTTTTTCATCCTGGTAACCGTATTGCTGATACGTATGCGAAAAGCGCATATCCAACACATGAGTGACCTTCCATTGCATGACGGCAATGAAATTCAACCCTCAAACCTTCACCAATCATGAAAAAGTTATTAGTTATACCTGCTATTTTATCATTTGCACAAACTGCAGGCGCTCAGAATGATAGTTTGCTAAGCGATGAGGTAAAAAATTATATAGGCTTTGGTGCTATCATTGCTATGCTGCTGTTATTTGTGGGTGTTTTTCTGATATTACTCCGAACATTTAAGGTAATAACAAAGGTTGTATTGCGCCTTCAGGGCTACAGCAATGCCGAGATCAAAGAACTGGAACAGCCTGCCAAAAAGGAAAAGCCCGCCCCAAGTTCAGGAGATAACAAAAAACTCCTGAAGCTATTGTCACTAAAGCCGATGTCGGAAGAGAAAAGCTTACTGATCGCTCATGAGTACGACGGTATCCAGGAACTCAACAACCCCACGCCCGCATGGTTCATGTGGTTATTTTACGTGACCATTGTTTTTGCATTTTGCTATATGCTGATCTACCACGTATTTGGCGTAGGACAGTTACAATACGACGAGTATAAAAATGAGGTAGCACAGGCTGAGGTTGCCAAAAAAATATATTTAAGCAAGGCGGCCAACCGTGTGGATGAAAGCACTGTAAAACTGGTTCACGACCCGGCGGTACTGGCTTCCGGCAAGGCTATCTTCAAACAAACCTGCGCGCCTTGCCATGGCGACGACGGACAAGGAAATGTTGGCCCTAATTTAACTGATGATTACTGGCTGCACGGCGGAAAGATCAATGATATTTTTAAAACCATAAAATATGGCGTTTCGGCCAAAGGTATGCCATCCTGGGAAAAACAATTGTCGCCCAAGCAGATAGCTGATGTGGCCAATTATATCAAGTCTTTAAAGGGTAGTAATCCGGCAAATCCTAAAGCGCCACAGGGTGAAAAAGAGGCAGATGAAGCCGGCAAACTGGCATTAAATTAACGATGATGAACGGACTAACAGCGGTGAAGGAATCAGGTGAACGGAAATGGATTTATCCGCTTATTCGTAAAGGCATATATTATAAATGGCGGTCGGTTATCAGCTATGTGTACCTCATCGTTTTTTTTGCAGGTCCGTTTATTCGTATCGGCGGGCAACCCTTACTGCTCCTGAATTTTATGGAGCGGCACTTTGTCATCCTTGGACAGGTGTTCTGGCCCCAGGATATTTTCCTTTTCATGCTGGCGTCGCTGGTATTTTTGGTTTGCATTGTTCTGTTTACCATTGCCTTTGGGCGCATTTTTTGCGGATGGATATGTCCGCAGACGATCTTTATGGAGATGGTTTTCCGAAAGATCGAAGAATGGATAGAAGGCGATGCCCATCGCCGGAAAAAACTTGATGCAGGCCCCTGGACTAAAACCAAGATAGCCAAAAAAACAGCCAAGCATGTGGCGTTTATCCTGGTGTCATTTTTAATAGCCAATACTTTTCTGGCTTACCTTATCGGGAGCGAAAATCTTTTAAAGATCGTAACGGAACCGGTGTCTGCCCACGCAGTTGGCTTTGGCAGCATTTGGGTGTTCACCATCGTGTTTTACCTGGTGTACAGCCGGGTAAGAGAGATCGTATGCACGGTAATCTGCCCTTACGGACGCCTGCAAAGCGTACTTATTGATGAGCATACCCTGGTGGTAGCTTATAACGATGTTCGTGGGGAGCCACGGGGAAAATTGCAGAGCAATGCCGACCCGCTTAATTTGAAAGGGGATTGTGTGGATTGCGGGTTATGTGTAGCGGTTTGCCCTACCGGTATCGACATCAGAAAAGGTACGCAGCTGGAGTGTGTGAACTGTACCGCTTGTATTGATGTGTGCGATGAGGTTATGGGCAAGATAGGCAAGCCAAAAAGCCTCATTGGTTTTTATTCAGAAAACATGATCCGGATAAAGGAGAAACCTTCTTTCACGCTCCGGATGAAGGGTTACGCCACGGTAATTACGATCATGCTCGGCGTTTTGTGCTACTTTATATTCAGCCGCGGCGATATGGACATGACCGTGATGCGTAGTGCAGGTACGCTTTACCAGGAGCAACCCGGCGGCTATATCAGTAATATCTATAACGCCGAGATCATCAATAAAAGTAACGAAAACCGGGTAATCACTATCCGTTCAGACGATCCGGCCGTCAAGGTCAAATACATTCAGGCACCGGGACAAGTCATGAAAGGCGGCATGGTGAAGACCATGTTCTTTGTCGAGATCCCGGCTGCTCATTTGCATATGGCGAAAACTGATGTTAAGCTGCAGCTCTATACAGGCAAGCAATTAAAACAAACTATCAGCACCACCTTTGTGGGGCCTGTTAACGATTAATGATATGAATTGGGGAAAAGGATTAATTACCGGCATGGCTGTTTTCATGCTCTTCATTCTGAGCATGTGTTTTTATATGTTTCGCGTTCCGGCTGACGAGTACGATCATCAGTACTATGAAAAAGGTTTAAGTTTTAATGCGGATATTGCCAAAGAGCGACAGGTAATGGCCGACCATGCTGAACCAATAGTTACCGTTACAGGCACAATAGTCAGGATAGCTTTTAATGGCCCGGCCAAAGGCACTGCAAAATTTATCAGGCCCTCCAGTGCCGCACAAGACAAAACCTTCGCGATAGCAAACGGCGAGGAAATTACAAACGGATTTCTCGTCGCTAAGCTGCCAAAAGGGCGCTGGCACCTGTTATTGGAATGGCAAAGCGGACCGAAGAGTTATTTATATCAACAGCAACTTTACTTATGATGTCGGCCAACCAGATCGCTTTCTATATAGGCCTTTTCGGCAGCGTACACTGTATTGGCATGTGTGGCCCGCTCGCTTTTGCTATTACGGGTTTGCGTAACAAGTGGTGGCTGGTTATTGCCGATAAGTTGGTCTATAATGCCGGCCGGGTAGTTAGTTATACGCTACTGGGATATCTGATCGGTTTGCTTGGGGAACAACTGTGGCTGGCAGGGTTGCAGCAAGCTGTAAGCATCATTAGCGGCTTACTCATTGTCGTGGCAGGCTTTTCA includes:
- a CDS encoding FixH family protein, translated to MNWGKGLITGMAVFMLFILSMCFYMFRVPADEYDHQYYEKGLSFNADIAKERQVMADHAEPIVTVTGTIVRIAFNGPAKGTAKFIRPSSAAQDKTFAIANGEEITNGFLVAKLPKGRWHLLLEWQSGPKSYLYQQQLYL
- the ccoG gene encoding cytochrome c oxidase accessory protein CcoG; translation: MMNGLTAVKESGERKWIYPLIRKGIYYKWRSVISYVYLIVFFAGPFIRIGGQPLLLLNFMERHFVILGQVFWPQDIFLFMLASLVFLVCIVLFTIAFGRIFCGWICPQTIFMEMVFRKIEEWIEGDAHRRKKLDAGPWTKTKIAKKTAKHVAFILVSFLIANTFLAYLIGSENLLKIVTEPVSAHAVGFGSIWVFTIVFYLVYSRVREIVCTVICPYGRLQSVLIDEHTLVVAYNDVRGEPRGKLQSNADPLNLKGDCVDCGLCVAVCPTGIDIRKGTQLECVNCTACIDVCDEVMGKIGKPKSLIGFYSENMIRIKEKPSFTLRMKGYATVITIMLGVLCYFIFSRGDMDMTVMRSAGTLYQEQPGGYISNIYNAEIINKSNENRVITIRSDDPAVKVKYIQAPGQVMKGGMVKTMFFVEIPAAHLHMAKTDVKLQLYTGKQLKQTISTTFVGPVND
- a CDS encoding cbb3-type cytochrome c oxidase N-terminal domain-containing protein; amino-acid sequence: MKKLLVIPAILSFAQTAGAQNDSLLSDEVKNYIGFGAIIAMLLLFVGVFLILLRTFKVITKVVLRLQGYSNAEIKELEQPAKKEKPAPSSGDNKKLLKLLSLKPMSEEKSLLIAHEYDGIQELNNPTPAWFMWLFYVTIVFAFCYMLIYHVFGVGQLQYDEYKNEVAQAEVAKKIYLSKAANRVDESTVKLVHDPAVLASGKAIFKQTCAPCHGDDGQGNVGPNLTDDYWLHGGKINDIFKTIKYGVSAKGMPSWEKQLSPKQIADVANYIKSLKGSNPANPKAPQGEKEADEAGKLALN